The segment AATTGTTTCTCGTCACGAAATTGTCAATTTCCATTCCTGACTACCGACCCCTAGGGGTAACACGTAGACTCGCCTCCTCGTAGGACGGGCTCATGCGGATGAAGTATCTCCGGCGCCTTCGAGCGGCGAGGCTGGCCGTCCTTCGGTAGTTAGGCCCGACTGGCTGGATTGCTTGGATTGCTGTGACCGGCCAGCTTTCATTACAAAGAGATCAAGATGAAAAAGACCCTCATCGTTGCAGCGGTTTCCTCGTCGTTCGCGGTTGCCGCGCACGCACAAAGCAGCGTTACGCTGTACGGCCTGGTTGACGCAGGCATCACCTACACGAGCAATGTTGCCGGTAACTCGCGCTGGCAGCAGTCGAGCGGCGCAGTGAGCCAAAGCCGCTTCGGCCTGAAGGGTTCGGAAGACCTCGGCAATGGCCTGAAGGCGATCTTCACCCTCGAAAGCGGTTTTAACGTGAACAGCGGCCGCTTCGGCAACAACGGCGGCATGTTCAACCGTCAGTCGTTCGTCGGTCTGTCGAGCAACTACGGCACGGTTACGCTGGGCCGCCAGTACGACTCCGCACAAGACTTCCTGGCTCCGCTCAGCGCAACGGGCAGCTGGGGCGGCACGCAGTTCGCGCACGTCCTGAACGCCGACAACCTGAGCACGACCGAAGGCTCGGCCGTGAACAACGCGGTCAAGTTCACGAGCGCGAACTACGCTGGCTTCACGTTCGGCGGCACGTACGGCTTCTCGAACAACACGAACTTCGCGAACAACCGCGAGTACAGCCTCGGTGCTGCATACGAGTTCCAAGGCCTGCGCGTGGCAGCGTCGTACGCTCAGCGGAACAACCCGTTCGCGACGACCTCGGGCGCAACGGATACTGGTTTCGCAGTGCTCAACGCCGGCAATTACCGTGCGCGTAGCTACGGTGCAGGTGCGAGCTATGCATTCGGTCCGGCGCAAGTTGGCGCCGTGTGGACGCAAACGCGCCTCGACAACTTCACGCTTGCTTCGGGCTCGGTCACGCTGAACAACTACGAAGTGAACGCGAAGTACAACCTGACGCCGGCACTGGGTCTGGGCGTGGCTTACACGTACACGCAAGAGAAGGGTGCTGCGCTGCTCGGCGGCTCGGCAACGCGTGCTCACTTCAACCAGATCGGCGCGCAAGCTGACTACTCGCTCTCGAAGCGTACGGATGTCTACGCTCAAGTCGTGTACCAGCGCGCTTCGGGCGACAAGGCTGCGATCTACCAAGGCGCGGACACGGCCGCTTCGAACGGCATCAACCAAACGGCAGCAACGGTTGGCCTGCGTCACCGCTTCTAAAGCACACGCGATCATCTGATCGCTCCGAAAGCGCCGCGTTTTTTGCGGCGCTTTTTTTGTCTGGTTTCCCCCTACTGCCCAGCGGGCCACTGCATTTCCATGGAGCCCATGCCTCTATACTCGATTGCGTAATGCGCACCTCGCGCATGGCTTGATCGGGGATAAGAGAGTGAGCGACACATCTGCAGGACACGATCCGATACGTACCGACATCCTCATCGTCGGTGCCGGCCCAGTGGGACTCTTTGCCGCTTTTCAAGCCGGCGTAATCGGGCTGTCCTGTCATCTCGTCGATGCGCTCGATCAGGTGGGCGGGCAGTGCACCGAGCTCTACCCAGAAAAACCGATCTTCGATATTCCTGCAATACCCGTTTGCACTGCGGGCGAGCTGATCGAACGGCTCGTCGAACAATGCAAGCCGTTTGCGCCGCCAATTCATTTGAGCCAACGCGTGATGCGGGTCGAGCAGCGTGGCAGCGACAAGCGCTGGGTCGTTACGACGGAGCAGGGGCTTGTATTCGAAGCCGCGGCTATTGTGCTTTCGGCGGGCAATGGAGCGTTCGTGCCGCAACGAATCGCTCTCGAAGAGGCGCGCGCGCTCGAAGGGCGGCATGTGCACTACGCAGTGCGGCAAACCGCCGCATTCGCGGGGCGGCGCGTCATCGTTGCGGGCGGCGGCGACTCCGCGCTCGATTGGGCGCTCGCGCTGCGTGGGGTTGCGGCACATATCACGCTCGTACACAGGCGCGAGACGTTTCGCGCGGCCGATGCAACGGTCGAGGAAGTGAAACGCGCGGCCGCTGCCGGCGAAATCGACATCGTGATCGGCACGCTCGCTGCCCTGCATGCGCCCGGCGGCATACTCGAGTCGGTCGACGTCAAGCAGATCGGCGGCACGGCCACGCTGGCTGGCGATCACGTCATCGCGCTTTATGGACTCGTGGCCGAATTAGGGCCCATCGCGCATTGGGGGCTCGAAACGCTGGGTGGACGGGTCGCTGTCGATACTTCGAATTACGAATCGTCGCGGCCCGGCATTTTTGCGGTCGGCGATATCGCCGTCTATCCGAACAAGCAAAAGCTCATCTTGTCGGGCTTTCACGAGGCCGCGCTTGCTTTGCGCAAGGCCTACACGTATGCGTTTCCCGATAAAAAGCGCATGCACGTGCATTCGAGCTACGATCAGAAGTTGTCGGAGCGCATTCTCGGGAGCGACGCGGGCGGCGGGCACTCGGCCGGTGCCTGACCAACGCCTGAAGCACGGATTTTGCGGCGACACCTGACTGCAGTGCGCGTCGAAACGCAGCCATATCGGCCAGCGGGGCATTGAACGGAGGACGCAATGTACAACCGGATCATGGTGCCAGTCGATGGTAGCGAAGGCGCAATGCGCGCGCTCGGCGAGGCGGTGAAGCTGGCGAAAATAGTGGGCGCCGGCATTCAAGCCGTTTTCGTGCTCGTGCATCCCGCTCAACTGGTCGATGTGACGGGCGGCTTTGCCGAGGAGCCACTCGTGACCGATACCTCGAGCAAAACGGCTACAGCGGTGCTCGATGAAGCGCGCGAGCGTTTCGAGCTCGCGGGCGTGCAAGGCAGCGTGCGCGCCATGGATTCTTACGGCGAGAGCCTCTCCAGCGTGCTCGAGCGCGCAATCGACGAATTCGATGCCGACCTCGTCGTCATGTATTCGCATGGCCGTAGCGGACTGAGAAGGCTGCTTGCGGGCAGCGTTGCGGAATCGCTGCTGCGCGATACGTCGGTGCCGCTGCTGTTGCTGCGCAATGGCGGCGATGACGAGCAAGAGGGAACATAGCCCGCTCCGGGCATGCGGTGAGGCACCGGTATAATTGCCGATTTTTCTCGCGGTAGCCACGAGCGATCCGGAGATAATCGGCAGCGGTGCCACCGCGACCCAGGAGGTTGTTTTGACGAGTCCAATCGAGCTCGAAGGTTTACAGCGCGGGCTGAAAAACCGCCATATTCAATTGATCGCGCTCGGCGGTGCGATCGGCACGGGGCTTTTCCTCGGCTCGGCGGGCGTATTGAAGGCCGCAGGGCCCTCGATGATCCTCGGTTATGCGATCGGCGGCCTCGTTGCGTTCATGATCATGCGCCAGCTCGGCGAAATGGTGGCGCAAGAGCCGGTTGCCGGCTCGTTCAGTCATTTCGCCCATAAATACTGGGGCGATTTCGCGGGCTTTCTTTCCGGCTGGAACTATTGGGTGCTGTATGTGCTCGTGAGCATGGCGGAACTGACGGCAGTGGGCACTTATGTGCATTTCTGGTGGCCTTCCGTGCCGACCTGGGTATCCGCACTCGTTTGCTTCATCGCGATTAACGCCATCAACCTGGTCAACGTCAAGGCATACGGCGAGACCGAGTTCTGGTTTGCGATCATCAAGGTCGTTGCCGTGATCGCCATGATCGTATTCGGTGCCTATCTGCTCGAGAGCGGCCGCGGCGGGCCGCAGGCGTCGATTTCGAACCTGTGGCGATGGGGCGGTTTCTTTCCGAACGGATTCCACGGCCTTTTCATGACGCTCGCCGTCATTATGTTCTCGTTCGGCGGCCTCGAATTGATCGGCATGACCGCTGCGGAAGCGGACGATCCGCGCCGCTCGATTCCAAAGGCGGTCAACCAGGTCATCTATCGCATTCTGATTTTTTATATCGGCTCGCTCGTCGTGTTGCTCGCGCTGCATCCCTGGAACGAAGTGGCGCAGGGCGGCAGCCCGTTCGTGATGATCTTTTCGCAGCTCGGGGCCGGATTGACCGCGAACGTGCTCAACCTCGTCGTGCTGACGGCCGCATTATCGGTCTACAACAGTTCGGTCTATGCCAACAGCCGTATGCTCTACGGCCTCGCCGAGCAGGGCAACGCGCCGCGCGTGCTGATGAAACTCGACCGGCGAGGCGTACCGTATGTCGCCATCGGCGTATCGGCACTTGCGACGTTCGCATGCGTCATCATCGATTACGTCATGCCGGCGAAAGCGCTCGACATGTTGATGGCGCTCGTCGTTGCCGCCCTCGTCATCAATTGGGCGTTGATCAGCCTGACTCATATGAAGGCGCGCAAGGCGATGACGCAGGCCGGGCAAACGCTCGTATTCGCTTCCATCGGCTTTCCGTTGACGAACTGGATCTGTCTGGCCTTCATGGCGATGGTGCTCGCCATTCTGGCGATGACGCCCGGATTGTCCGTATCGGCCTGGCTCGTGCCCGTTTGGCTCGTATTGCTCTGGATTGGACATGCGGCGAAGCGCCGCGCGGTCGTACTCGCGGGCGAAGCGGCAGGACGCTGAAACGCAGCGGGGGCCTATGCCCGCCTGAGCCTGCGCGCAGGGTGGGTGGTCAGCGGACAGCCACGGTGCGCGCGATTCGCGACGGGCGCGCACGGCGTGCCGTTTTTGTACTGCACCGCCCGGCCAGCGAACGTAGCGGCTTCGCGCGCAGGGCGCCGCGGCGGCGCATGCGCAGCTTCCTGCTCCGTTTCGCGCCGTGCGCCGATCTGACGTGTGGGACCGATTCCGTGCGAGCTGTTGCGCGAACGGCGTCGGCAAAACGCTCGAGTGCGGCCAGCGAGCCGCTTACGCTGTGATAGGTCTGATTGCCGATGCGTGCGTCGAGCAGCACTTGCAGGCCGGCGCGCGTGGCCATTTCAATGAGGTTCATTGTTGTGTCTCCCCGCAATCTGTAGCGAAACCGGCTGAGGCCCGATTTTCCGTTTTCCTGCGCACTGCTCCATCACAGGAAAACGGAATCGCGACGAGCACCCAGCCGGTACCCCGTTTCGCCGATCGTTATTCGGCACGATAACCGTTTATAGCCGACGCTGCCGATGAATTTCCTCGGTGCGTCGTTTATCAGCACAGGCTTATTGTCATACTACGGCGGGCCCGCGAACGTGCGGTGCCGAACAAGACGCCGAGCCTTTTGCAGACAATCGAACGGTATATGCCGATGTCTCCTCGCCCCGTTATTCGGTGAAAATCGCTTCTCGTCTGAAGAATTGTAAGCTTGCAGCGCTTATGCGGCAGTAGGACTTTCCTTGATGGTTTTTTGCCGATGCCCAGCCGGCGCGGTTTTCGCCGACAAACAGGGTTTTCCATGCCCGGATTGGCACCGGGCATGGCCACTGTTTCAAACCGCTGTTTTATTACGCTCAGGCTTGATTTCGCCTTTTCGCAGGGCGCAACGGCGTCAACCGCCGAAACCGCTCCTTTTTGTGTTCTTCCTCGAAATGGGCGCGGGCCGGTTTCACGAGATCGCTGCGGGAGACGATCCCTACGAGATGCGGCGCATCGAGCGCGGTGACCACAGGCATCCGCTCGAGCCCGTGTATCGCGAGGCGCGTGGCAACGAGCCTGCACGTTTCGTTCGGAAGCGCAACGCACGGTAGCGAGCCCGCGAGCGCTTCGCCGAGCGGCAGATCGAAGCGCTCCGGCCGTTCGCCCGCACCAAGGGCCGCAAGTGTCGCGCGATCGGCAATGCCGATCAGCACGTCGTTGCGTACGACGGGGTAGGCGCGATGCGTCTGGCTCGCGCCGAAAAAGGTGGCCAGGGCTTCACGCGCCGTGACGGATGCATCGATCGTCTCGACCGTGCGTGTCATGACTTCATCCACGTAGTGGCGCTCGAGCGGGTCCACGCCGTACTCGCGGTAGATGTGATAACCGCGCCGCGCGATCTTCTCGGTCATGATCGAGCGGCGCATGACGACGGTTGCAAAGCCGTGCGCCACGAGCGTGGCAGTCAAAAGCGGCAGCAGGGCATTGCTGTCGTGAGTGAGGCCGAATGCAAAGACGATGGCCGTGAGCGGCGCGCCGAGCGTCGCACCGAGCGTGGCTGCCATCGCGACGAGCGGCCACAGCGTCGGTTCGCCGCCGGGCAGGGCGTGACCGAGCACGATGCCGAGTCCGGCGCCCAGCATGAGCAGCGGCGCGAGCACGCCGCCCGACGTGCCCGAGCCAAGGGCGATGACCCATACGATCGCCTTGACGACGAGAATCGCCATAGCCACTTTCAGTGCAAGCTGCTGATGGAGGAGATCGCCGATCACGTCATAGCCGACGCCGAGCACGCGCGGCTCGATGAGGCCGCCAAGACCGACGGCGAGCCCACCGATTGCCGGCCACCACATCCAATGCAGCGGCAGCTTGCCGAACAGATCCTCGGTTTTATAAAGCGCGACCGAGAGCCCGCAGGCCAGCGCACCCGATGCGAGTCCGAGGATCGCGCACGAGAGCAACGATACGGCCTCGGGGGTGGCCGTCTGGAGCGGAAAAAGGGGTTGCGCGCCGAGCCATGCCGCGCGCATGAAGCCGGCGACGGCGCAAGCGAGTGCCACCGGCAGAAAGCTGCGCGGGCGCCATTCGAAGAGCAGCAATTCCACCGCGAGCAGAACGGCTGCAACAGGCGTACCGAATACGGCCGTCATGCCGGCTGTCGCACCCGCGACGAGCAGGGTCTTGCGCTCGGCTGCCGTGACCTTGAAGCACTGTGCGAGCAGCGAGCCGAGTGCGCCGCCCGTCATGATGATCGGGCCCTCCGCGCCGAACGGGCCGCCGCTACCGATCACGATGCCGGAAGAGAGCGGCTTCAGCACGGCGACTTTGGGCGACATGCGGCTCTTGCCGAAGAGGATCGCTTCGATGGCTTCGGGGATGCCATGGCCGCGGATTTTCTCGGAGCCAAATCGCGCGACGAGCCCGACGACGAGGCCGCCGGCGGCGGGTACGAGCACGACCCAGGGCCCGAGCGCATTGTGCGCGGGCGAGCGGTCCGCGAACGAGAAGGCGCCGTAAAAGAAGAGATTCGTGAAAAGGTGAATCAGATTGAGCAGGACGTAGGCCGCAATCGTGCCGAGCATGCCGATCGCGGCAGCGAGTGCGCAAATGCGAGGCAGGCGCGCGTTGATCGAAAAATCCCGCTTGTGACTGTCCATGCTCATTCTGATACCTGTTTCAGAGATCGATTTGCGGCACACTGAAGGTGCCCTGTAATGATTTCAATTCGGCGCGATGCAGCGCGGCGAGGCGTGCCAGGATCGTCTCGCCGGACTTGAGCAGATGAACTTCGACCTGGCGCCGGTCGATTTCGCTCGGCCTGCGTTTCACGAGCCCGATCGCTTCGCAACGCGACACGAGCGCAACCACGCCGTGATGCTGCGCCTGCAATCGCTCTGCCAGCTCGCCGATCGTCGCCCACTCGCGGCCCGGATAGCCCTTCACGTGGAGCAGCAGCAGGTACTGCAGCGGCGTGATGCCTTCGCTGTGCGCGGCGCGTTCGGAAAAGCGCTCGAAGCGACGCATCTGATAGCGAAACTGCGAAAGCTGCTCGAAATCGCTTTTGGCGAGTGCCCGCGAATGGGAGTTTTTCATGGTCGGCCACGAGGGAAGCAAAGGGCGAAATTATATCACAATGTGATATTTTCGCCTTGGCGTGGCCGTCTTGGGGAGGGATGCGGGACATTGTAGTCGCTCTTAAGCGGAGCGCAACTGTCCCGCCAGCGTCTGACGATGCAGGCCGCCGATGAGATCCGATTGCGTGATCATGCCGGCAAGCCGCTTCGACCGATCGAGCACGGGAATGTGATGGTGGCCGTAATGCGCGAAAAGCGGGATCAGCTTGCCCACGGGAACAGATGCGTCGACCGTGCATACGGCCGGCGTCATGATTTCATCGACACGGCGCGAGGTGGCCCCATCGCGCTTGAAGGAGAAGCGCGATGCGCGCATACGCCGCAGACCGAACGCGGTGCGGCCGACAAAGTCGGTACGCGTGACGATACCGACGACGCGGCGCGCTTCGTCCACCACGGGGAGCGCCTTGATCCGGTGACGTTCGAGCTGGCGCCATGCCGCGGCGGCGGTGGTATCGGGTGCTACCGATACCACCTCGCGCGACATGATGTCCGCGCAGGTCATGTCGCTGAAACTGCGGGCATAGGCGAGCAATTGCGCCTCGTGCAGCAGTGTTTGCAGATCGTCGGCGGCCACGTCGATGAGCTCGCCCCGTTGCCGCACGAGCGCTTCGATGTCGGCGCGCGTGATGCCGGTGGCGCCGGCGTCATGTTGCCGGTTTGCCTCCGCGTTGCCGCGCTTGGTGTGCGGATAGCGATGCCCGGTGACGGTGTGGTAGACGATAGCGGCGCTCAGGAGTACGAACGATTGAAGCGCGATGGGTTCTGCCACGAATCGAAAGCCGAGCGCGTGAACGCTCGGGCCGCCGAGTACGGCGGTCAATGCGACGGCGCCCGACGGCGGGTGCACGCAGCGCAGCGCGAACATGGCGCACGTGGCGGCCGCGACGGCGAACGCGGCCGCCACGACCGGATCGCCGAAGCACTGGCTTGCGATCACGCCGAGCGTGGCAGAGACGATATTGCCGCCGATCAGCGACCACGGTTGCGCAAGCGGGCTTGCAGGCACCGCAAAGAGCAGGACGGCAGATGCGCCCATCGGGGCCACGAGCAGAGGAACGCGGGTATCCGCACCGAGGAGCCAGTGCATCGAGGCCCCCGTGATACCGATGCCAATGAGCGCGCCGACGCAGGAGCGGGCGCGCTCGCGCCATGGGATGTTGACGGCGGCAGGGGTAAAGCTGAGCAGCCAGCGGACGAAGGCGAGGCGAAACACGGTCATGTCTGATCTAACGAGGAAACGACAGCGCACGGCGTGCATCGCCGCGAAAGGGCGGCATTATATCGCAATGTGACATATCGACGCGTGAGTGCGGGGGAGAACCGAAGGACTAAGCGATCGTGCGCCCGCCGTCCCGTGCGCCGCTTCCTGAGGCGGCGTATGCGACGTGCCCGCGGTCGATATGGACCGGCGCGAAGCGATGTTGCGTGAAGCCGGTCACGTGTTCGTGCAATGGGCCATGGCAGCCGCATAAGCTGCCTGCCGGGGCCTGCCGGGGCCTGCCGGCACGAGCACGATTGAATGCCACGCTCGACAGAAGATGAAGACCCAGCGTTGTTTTGACGATTGCATTGCGTGCCGGTGGCGCAATCGTCGGCGCCGGTTTCGACGTCGTTGGTCAGTCCGGTCGCGAGCCGCTTTGTGGAATATGCCCGCTCTGCTGTTGTTGCACGATCTGCCGCCAGCGCTCGAGTGCGCCGGGCAGCGCAGCGGTATCTGCTGGAGGTGTTGCACGTCTGCGCGCCAGGGTCGGGTTCATGTTGATCATCAACGCCTCGACCAGAATCCGATGCTCGTTTTGCGTCAGCTTTCCTTGCTCGTCCAGTTCGCTCAGTTCTTCCTCCCAAGCCTGTGCAACGCGAATGGGCGCTTGGCCGACAAGCTCGGGACGGCTGGCCGCCCAGGCCTCCGCGGCGGCTCGGACTTCCCCGTTCGGCAGGCCCGCATCGGCGCTCCGGAGGGCGGTGCCGGTTCGGGCTGCCCAGGGAGCTACCCCTGTTTGTCCCGCTATGCGGTTCTGCGTCTCGGCAAGCAATGCTTCGATTCGATTCATCCGATCCGACACCAGCCGGCGGGCGGACGGATCTCGCTCCATACCGAGCATCTCGGCGAGATCCTGTATCTGGGCCCGCAATGCACTCATCAGTACGTGGGGTGTCGTGGTGCGTCCACCTGTCCGGATCACGAACCGGCGCTCCCCGGCGGACAGTCTGACGGTAGCCGGATCCGTGCTGGCACGGTAGCCTCTGGCGGCCAAGCCCGCCGCACCATGCTGCTCCAGTTCCTGCTCTTGTACAGGTGCAATCGTTTTTTCGCTGTGCCAGTGATACTCGAGCCGTTCGGCTACGGCATCGCGGACGCTTTGCTCGAGAGACTGATCGCCGATGATACGCATGAAGTTGTCGAAGGCGACGTGATATTCCGGACGCAGCGGCGAGCTGTAATAGCTCCGGCGACGATCGCGCATCGTGATCGGCAAAAACGGAATCGAGACGACGAATGGGATCGATTCCGCTACGTCGCGCGCTTGCCTGGCGTTGTGGTCGCGCTGGTGCTCCGGGTCGTGCTTGCGCAAGCGGGCCTGTTGAACGGAAAGCCACATTCCAAGCGCACGGTGCTGGGAGGCAGGGTCCGGCGAATGCCGAAATTCGCGCTCCAGCGCCTGCTCGAGTTCGGTACGCTGCGCCCGCGTCAGGCTTTTGGCATAGAGGTACTGCGTCGACGCGGACTTCTTGAGCCAGCGTTTTTTCCTGACATCGGCTCCCTCGGCGCTCATGGTCGCGATGGCTTCGCGCACCCATTGCGACTGCTGGACCTGAGGGCCTCCATGCGGCCGAGGCGCCGCGGCTTCGGGGCGAACATCGAGGCCCGCGCGCAGATTCTGGATGTCGACGCGCGGCGCATCGGCGCTCGATGAAGCATCCTGCCGTCGCGACAACGCCTGCAGATGCTCCCCGAGCGAGCGCACAGGCGATGGAAACGGCGTGGCGTCGCGAGTGGGCGAGGGCGAGTCCGCTCCTTGCGTGGCAACATGGGCGGCATTGATCGATGAAGAGGGGATGCGGGCAGGCACTTGTGATTGATTCCGGTGCGGCAGCGGGGACGCTGCGAAGTTTCACGCCACCGCGGCGGCGAAGCGGCGATGTCGAAGGCGGCTCCGAAGAGCCGTCACCGGGGTGCGATTGTCCGCTTTGCCAACAACGCCTCCCGATTGCGTGGCGAAAGATCATCCGCCTCAGCGAAGCAGTGCATGCGCCCCAATGGTTGTTTTTACCGTGCCTTATGGAAAGGGGCGGTAATAAATGTCTTTATTGATGTTTTTCCGTAGGCGAGTTTCATGAGATTTCGAGGCTTTACACTCCGAAAGGATTCATTGGCTCTCAGTTTTGGTATATTGCCGCCATCCCAGTCGACGATGCGGTAAAACGCGCGTTTGCCGTTTACAGCATTCGCCAATTGATTATCCCGCGCACGCACCGGGGACATCATGATCTTTGCATCGAATGAGAATGGCAGCGGCGGCAGTCCCGTCAATGCCGGCGCGCTCAATGGCATCGGCTCGGTGGCCGGCATCGCCAGCCAGATCGGCTCGCTCGCCGGCCTGCCGGGCGCGGGGCTGATCGGCGGCGCGGCACGCGCGGTTCAACTCGCTCAGACAGGTTTGTCTTTATTGGGCAAAACGCCGGAATCGGTAGCCGATGCGATCAATAGCGTATCGGCAAGCGGCGCGGCACAGCTGACGCAAAGCAATCGCTATGTCACGCTCGAATCGCCATTGGGGCAGGACGTTTTGCTCGTGAATGCGGCGATCGTCGACGAATACGTCAGCCAACTGAGTGAAATCCATCTGGATCTGCTTTCTCACCAAAGCGACATCGATCCGGAAAGTCTCGTGGGGCAGCGCGTGAAGCTCGGCCTGCATCCCGAGCGGGCGGGCTTGAGCGAGGCGATGATCGTGGCGCGGCCCGACACGAACACGCGCTACTTCGACGGCTATGTGGCCTCGTTTGCGCGCGTGGGCAGCTCGGGCAAGGTGACACGCTACGAAATGAGCGTGGTGCCGTGGTTCTGGTTTCTCACGCGCTCAACGGATTGCCGGATCTTCCAGAATCAGACGGTGCAGCAGATCCTCTCGACGATATTCGTCGAGCTGGGCTTTCGCGATTACCAGTTCGACGTACGCATGACGCGCAAGCCGATCGAGTACGTCGTGATGTACCAGGAGTCCTACTACAACTTCTGCGCGCGGCTGATGGAGCAGGAGGGTCTTTTCTGGACGTTCCGCTACGAGAAGGACAAGCACGTGCTCGTGGTGGGCGACACGAACGCGACGTTCGTCGAGATGCCGAACCAGAGGAGCATTGCGTACCACGCGGACA is part of the Trinickia caryophylli genome and harbors:
- a CDS encoding porin — encoded protein: MKKTLIVAAVSSSFAVAAHAQSSVTLYGLVDAGITYTSNVAGNSRWQQSSGAVSQSRFGLKGSEDLGNGLKAIFTLESGFNVNSGRFGNNGGMFNRQSFVGLSSNYGTVTLGRQYDSAQDFLAPLSATGSWGGTQFAHVLNADNLSTTEGSAVNNAVKFTSANYAGFTFGGTYGFSNNTNFANNREYSLGAAYEFQGLRVAASYAQRNNPFATTSGATDTGFAVLNAGNYRARSYGAGASYAFGPAQVGAVWTQTRLDNFTLASGSVTLNNYEVNAKYNLTPALGLGVAYTYTQEKGAALLGGSATRAHFNQIGAQADYSLSKRTDVYAQVVYQRASGDKAAIYQGADTAASNGINQTAATVGLRHRF
- a CDS encoding NAD(P)/FAD-dependent oxidoreductase; amino-acid sequence: MSDTSAGHDPIRTDILIVGAGPVGLFAAFQAGVIGLSCHLVDALDQVGGQCTELYPEKPIFDIPAIPVCTAGELIERLVEQCKPFAPPIHLSQRVMRVEQRGSDKRWVVTTEQGLVFEAAAIVLSAGNGAFVPQRIALEEARALEGRHVHYAVRQTAAFAGRRVIVAGGGDSALDWALALRGVAAHITLVHRRETFRAADATVEEVKRAAAAGEIDIVIGTLAALHAPGGILESVDVKQIGGTATLAGDHVIALYGLVAELGPIAHWGLETLGGRVAVDTSNYESSRPGIFAVGDIAVYPNKQKLILSGFHEAALALRKAYTYAFPDKKRMHVHSSYDQKLSERILGSDAGGGHSAGA
- a CDS encoding universal stress protein yields the protein MYNRIMVPVDGSEGAMRALGEAVKLAKIVGAGIQAVFVLVHPAQLVDVTGGFAEEPLVTDTSSKTATAVLDEARERFELAGVQGSVRAMDSYGESLSSVLERAIDEFDADLVVMYSHGRSGLRRLLAGSVAESLLRDTSVPLLLLRNGGDDEQEGT
- a CDS encoding amino acid permease, which encodes MTSPIELEGLQRGLKNRHIQLIALGGAIGTGLFLGSAGVLKAAGPSMILGYAIGGLVAFMIMRQLGEMVAQEPVAGSFSHFAHKYWGDFAGFLSGWNYWVLYVLVSMAELTAVGTYVHFWWPSVPTWVSALVCFIAINAINLVNVKAYGETEFWFAIIKVVAVIAMIVFGAYLLESGRGGPQASISNLWRWGGFFPNGFHGLFMTLAVIMFSFGGLELIGMTAAEADDPRRSIPKAVNQVIYRILIFYIGSLVVLLALHPWNEVAQGGSPFVMIFSQLGAGLTANVLNLVVLTAALSVYNSSVYANSRMLYGLAEQGNAPRVLMKLDRRGVPYVAIGVSALATFACVIIDYVMPAKALDMLMALVVAALVINWALISLTHMKARKAMTQAGQTLVFASIGFPLTNWICLAFMAMVLAILAMTPGLSVSAWLVPVWLVLLWIGHAAKRRAVVLAGEAAGR
- a CDS encoding chloride channel protein, with product MSMDSHKRDFSINARLPRICALAAAIGMLGTIAAYVLLNLIHLFTNLFFYGAFSFADRSPAHNALGPWVVLVPAAGGLVVGLVARFGSEKIRGHGIPEAIEAILFGKSRMSPKVAVLKPLSSGIVIGSGGPFGAEGPIIMTGGALGSLLAQCFKVTAAERKTLLVAGATAGMTAVFGTPVAAVLLAVELLLFEWRPRSFLPVALACAVAGFMRAAWLGAQPLFPLQTATPEAVSLLSCAILGLASGALACGLSVALYKTEDLFGKLPLHWMWWPAIGGLAVGLGGLIEPRVLGVGYDVIGDLLHQQLALKVAMAILVVKAIVWVIALGSGTSGGVLAPLLMLGAGLGIVLGHALPGGEPTLWPLVAMAATLGATLGAPLTAIVFAFGLTHDSNALLPLLTATLVAHGFATVVMRRSIMTEKIARRGYHIYREYGVDPLERHYVDEVMTRTVETIDASVTAREALATFFGASQTHRAYPVVRNDVLIGIADRATLAALGAGERPERFDLPLGEALAGSLPCVALPNETCRLVATRLAIHGLERMPVVTALDAPHLVGIVSRSDLVKPARAHFEEEHKKERFRRLTPLRPAKRRNQA
- a CDS encoding MarR family winged helix-turn-helix transcriptional regulator, which produces MKNSHSRALAKSDFEQLSQFRYQMRRFERFSERAAHSEGITPLQYLLLLHVKGYPGREWATIGELAERLQAQHHGVVALVSRCEAIGLVKRRPSEIDRRQVEVHLLKSGETILARLAALHRAELKSLQGTFSVPQIDL
- a CDS encoding HPP family protein, with protein sequence MFRLAFVRWLLSFTPAAVNIPWRERARSCVGALIGIGITGASMHWLLGADTRVPLLVAPMGASAVLLFAVPASPLAQPWSLIGGNIVSATLGVIASQCFGDPVVAAAFAVAAATCAMFALRCVHPPSGAVALTAVLGGPSVHALGFRFVAEPIALQSFVLLSAAIVYHTVTGHRYPHTKRGNAEANRQHDAGATGITRADIEALVRQRGELIDVAADDLQTLLHEAQLLAYARSFSDMTCADIMSREVVSVAPDTTAAAAWRQLERHRIKALPVVDEARRVVGIVTRTDFVGRTAFGLRRMRASRFSFKRDGATSRRVDEIMTPAVCTVDASVPVGKLIPLFAHYGHHHIPVLDRSKRLAGMITQSDLIGGLHRQTLAGQLRSA